One window from the genome of Manis pentadactyla isolate mManPen7 chromosome 15, mManPen7.hap1, whole genome shotgun sequence encodes:
- the LOC118911481 gene encoding LOW QUALITY PROTEIN: killer cell immunoglobulin-like receptor 3DL1 (The sequence of the model RefSeq protein was modified relative to this genomic sequence to represent the inferred CDS: inserted 1 base in 1 codon; deleted 1 base in 1 codon) codes for MEGWRRGRHACRSVTWPSLLGNLPQPQITAWPGSMIPVRHPVTIRCHAAADVEMFRISQEGRPEPTDGLKAQESGEVNLTEITETAQGRTAVPTRAVAAGPVGRRGRRARSDLGQGKNPVVELGSTEQLYLCPQGGTQDPSGQDKDGGNWSLAWAGGRGELQGGCCPCHQHPPSSGAFGKPSLLCAPGTVVPQGDDMELRCFSKATFEILTLTKEGILPTQKRSSSPKGSERQATFLLKRSSSAHXGTNRCYGAFHNHPFVWSHPSDPFQLVVKEAPERPNPTRPGWSTALPSNHTFQERHQNFLIAIPGATMLLVVLLLVFLFLLHQSKAKNSKSMRCSRSGPASLPRAPGPQGCRNGRQHLPEEKGRGSVGQEVWGLLAGPVFLIMPCPRLPLKSEARPGITSNSPVWRCDHLCPCPFWQLQQNTVDWGLTQQIVLFLPLWRLGVPDGGAGVPVPGNGPLADGHLLAGSSQWGGSSGLGLKDTDPMVRIPLLHPLDAARRDRQPEAAAPLRGQASEAVGSQDITYSQLTRSTPSRGTAETPSSVPRETQPSEYATLAPR; via the exons ATGGAAGGCTGGCGGAGGGGCAGACACGCCTGTAGGTCCGTGACCTGGCCCTCTCTTCTAGGAAATCTCCCCCAACCTCAAATCACAGCTTGGCCTGGGTCCATGATTCCAGTTAGGCATCCTGTCACCATCCGGTGCCACGCGGCTGCAGATGTGGAAATGTTCAGGATTTCTCAAGAAGGACGGCCTGAGCCCACGGATGGATTGAAAGCACAGGAGTCCGGGGAGGTCAATCTCACAGAGATCACAGAGACCGCTCAGGGCCGCACCGCTGTTCCTACAAGAGCCGTGGCTGCTGGTCCAG TGGGCCGCAGGGGCCGCAGAGCCAGAAGCGACCTCGGCCAAGGGAAGAATCCGGTCGTGGAGCTGGGAAGCACAGAGCAGCTGTACCTCTGTCCCCAGGGAGGGACCCAGGATCCCTCAGGACAGGACAAGGACGGTGGGAACTGGAGCCTGGCCTGGGCAGGGGGCCGAGGGGAGCTGCAGGGAGGCTGCTGCCCCTGCCACCAACACCCTCCCTCCTCAGGGGCTTTCGGCAAGCCCTCCCTCTTGTGTGCTCCTGGCACCGTGGTGCCTCAAGGAGACGACATGGAGCTGCGGTGTTTCTCCAAAGCCACGTTTGAAATACTTACTCTCACCAAAGAAGGCATTCTCCCCACCCAGAAGAGAAGCTCCAGCCCCAAGGGCTCCGAACGCCAGGCCACCTTCCTCTTGAAGCGCAGCTCCTCCGCAC GGGGGACCAACAGATGCTACGGCGCCTTCCACAACCACCCCTTCGTGTGGTCTCACCCGAGTGACCCGTTCCAGCTTGTGGTCAAAG AAGCTCCTGAGCGTCCCAATCCCACAAGACCAGGTTGGTCCACGG CCCTGCCGTCCAACCACACCTTCCAGGAGAGACACCAGAACTTTCTGATTGCCATCCCAGGGGCCACCATGCTTCTCGTGGTCCTCCTCCTcgtcttcctctttctcctccaccAGAGCAAAGCCAAGAACAGTAAGTCCATGAGATGCAGTAGGTCC GGCCCGGCAAGCTTGCCCAGAGCCCCAGGGCCGCAGGGCTGCCGGAATGGGAGGCAGCATTTGccagaggagaaggggagagggagtgTGGGGCAGGAGGTCTGGGGTTTGCTGGCTGGCCCTGTGTTCTTGATAATGCCCTGCCCCAGGCTCCCACTGAAGTCAGAGGCCAGGCCTGGGATCACCTCCAACAGCCCTGTCTGGAGATGTGACCACCTCTGTCCTTGTCCGTTCTGGCAGCTGCAACAGAATACAGTAGACTGGGGACTTACACAACAAATAGTGCTCTTCCTCCCACTCTGGAGGCTGGGGGTCCCAGATGGAGGTGCAGGCGTTCCGGTTCCTGGCAACGGTCcccttgcagatggccaccttcttgcgGGGTCCTCACAGTGGGGAGGGAGCTCTGGCCTCGGCCTCAAGGACACTGACCCCATGGTGAGAATTCCCCTCCTCCACCCTCTAGATGCTGCCCGGAGAGATAGACAGCCAGAGGCGGCCGCACCGCTGCGCGGGCAG gCCTCTGAAGCCGTAGGCTCACAGGACATCACCTACTCCCAGCTGACCCGCAGCACCCCCAGCAGGGGTACGGCTGAGACGCCCTCCTCAGTGCCCAGGGAGACCCAGCCCAGCGAGTATGCAACCCTGGCCCCCAGATAA